One genomic segment of Streptomyces liangshanensis includes these proteins:
- the pgl gene encoding 6-phosphogluconolactonase — MSAPQLVVHRDKELMAQATAARLITRIVDAQASRGSASVVLTGGRNGNGLLAALAQAPARDAIDWSRLDLWWGDERFLPEGDPDRNVTQAREALLDSVPLDPARVHAMPASDGPYGNDVEAAAAAYATELAAASRPEDHAQVPSFDVLMLGVGPDTHVASLFPELPGVRETERTVVAVHGAPKPPPVRISLTLPAIRAAHEVWLLAAGADKAEAAEIALSGAGEIQAPAAGAYGRARTLWLLDGDAASKLPRDLYPPAGA, encoded by the coding sequence GTGAGTGCCCCGCAACTGGTCGTCCACCGCGACAAGGAGCTGATGGCGCAGGCCACGGCGGCCCGGCTGATCACGAGGATCGTGGACGCCCAGGCCTCCCGGGGCTCCGCGTCGGTGGTGCTCACGGGCGGGCGCAACGGCAACGGCCTGCTGGCCGCGCTGGCGCAGGCGCCCGCGCGGGACGCGATCGACTGGTCGCGCCTCGACCTGTGGTGGGGCGACGAGCGCTTCCTGCCGGAGGGCGACCCGGACCGCAACGTCACCCAGGCCCGCGAGGCGCTGCTCGACTCGGTACCGCTGGACCCCGCACGGGTCCACGCGATGCCGGCGTCGGACGGCCCGTACGGGAACGACGTGGAGGCTGCCGCCGCCGCGTACGCGACCGAACTGGCCGCGGCCTCCCGGCCGGAGGACCACGCCCAGGTGCCGTCCTTCGACGTCCTGATGCTCGGGGTGGGCCCCGACACGCACGTGGCGTCGCTCTTCCCCGAGCTGCCCGGGGTACGGGAGACCGAGCGCACGGTGGTCGCCGTGCACGGCGCTCCCAAGCCGCCGCCGGTCCGCATCTCCCTGACCCTGCCCGCGATCCGCGCGGCGCACGAGGTGTGGCTGCTGGCGGCGGGCGCGGACAAGGCGGAGGCGGCGGAGATCGCCCTGTCGGGCGCGGGCGAGATCCAGGCCCCGGCGGCGGGCGCGTACGGCCGGGCGCGGACGCTCTGGCTGCTGGACGGGGACGCGGCGTCGAAGCTGCCGCGCGACCTCTATCCGCCGGCCGGCGCCTGA
- a CDS encoding PH domain-containing protein, whose product MSDAGGTGEDEVSPGEDDGWRRLDRRGLLVTATVLAGVGLGAGVPTAVGTTGPMPLGEALAWVLLGTAALAACGTAGAYVRRRRTRYRVGPERVEFHTGLFLVKRRSLARERIRSVDLTAGLLPRSLGLVKVRIGTGEHTGDASTLELDAVRRAEGERLRRELLDRTPAEPGPRRDGVLAVLDPGWVRYAPLSFAAPVLGGTAAGGLLQVSDWFGAQAEVIDWVAERLRDTPLLWSAVVLVTAAGLAGVVGALGLWTEMWWGYRLEREPGGTLRVRRGLLTSRSVSIEERRLRGVELVEPIGVRLVGAARLDAVATGLAHDDEDGHADHRTLLPAAPRAFADELAARVLREPVSPTRTARLIPHPRAARSRRVRRALAAVLLPAALLAVLGLLLTDALLYVAAVATAVLLPLALLLALDAARNLGHATTGAYLVARSGTLRRTTVALRRGGVIGWTVRQSYFQRRAGLITLTATTAAGAGAYAIKDAAQGEGLAFAAEAVPGLLEPFLEPG is encoded by the coding sequence ATGAGCGACGCGGGGGGCACGGGGGAGGACGAGGTGAGCCCGGGGGAGGACGACGGGTGGCGGCGGCTGGACCGGCGCGGCCTGCTGGTCACCGCGACCGTCCTCGCGGGCGTCGGCCTCGGCGCCGGGGTACCGACCGCCGTCGGGACGACCGGCCCCATGCCCCTGGGCGAGGCACTCGCCTGGGTCCTCCTCGGCACGGCGGCCCTGGCGGCCTGCGGCACCGCCGGCGCGTACGTCCGCCGGCGCCGCACCCGCTACCGCGTCGGACCCGAACGGGTCGAATTCCACACCGGCCTCTTCCTGGTCAAGCGCCGGTCCCTGGCCCGCGAACGCATACGCAGCGTCGACCTCACCGCCGGCCTCCTGCCGCGCTCCCTCGGCCTGGTCAAGGTCAGGATCGGCACCGGCGAGCACACCGGCGACGCGTCCACCCTGGAGCTCGACGCGGTCCGCAGGGCCGAGGGGGAGCGGCTCCGCAGGGAACTGCTCGACCGGACGCCCGCGGAGCCGGGACCGCGCCGCGACGGCGTGCTGGCCGTCCTCGACCCCGGCTGGGTCCGGTACGCCCCGCTCTCCTTCGCCGCCCCCGTGCTCGGCGGTACGGCGGCCGGCGGCCTCCTCCAGGTCAGCGACTGGTTCGGCGCCCAGGCGGAGGTGATCGACTGGGTGGCGGAGCGGCTGCGGGACACCCCGCTCCTCTGGTCGGCCGTCGTCCTGGTCACGGCGGCCGGGCTGGCCGGCGTGGTCGGCGCCCTCGGCCTGTGGACCGAGATGTGGTGGGGCTACCGGTTGGAGCGGGAGCCCGGCGGCACCCTGCGCGTGCGCAGAGGACTGCTCACCTCCCGGTCCGTCTCCATCGAGGAGCGGCGGCTGCGCGGGGTCGAACTGGTCGAGCCGATCGGCGTCCGGCTCGTCGGCGCGGCCCGGCTGGACGCCGTCGCCACCGGCCTCGCCCACGACGACGAGGACGGGCACGCCGACCACAGGACGCTCCTGCCCGCCGCGCCGCGCGCCTTCGCGGACGAGCTGGCGGCCCGGGTCCTGCGCGAGCCCGTCTCCCCGACCCGTACCGCCCGGCTGATCCCCCACCCCAGGGCGGCCCGTTCGCGCCGGGTGCGCCGCGCCCTGGCGGCCGTGCTGCTGCCGGCCGCGCTCCTCGCCGTCCTCGGCCTGCTCCTGACCGACGCGCTGCTGTACGTGGCGGCGGTGGCGACAGCGGTCCTGCTGCCGCTCGCCCTCCTGCTGGCCCTGGACGCGGCCCGCAACCTGGGGCACGCCACCACCGGCGCCTACCTGGTGGCCCGTTCCGGAACGCTGAGGCGCACGACGGTCGCGCTCCGGCGCGGCGGTGTGATCGGCTGGACGGTGCGCCAGTCGTACTTCCAGCGCCGCGCCGGCCTGATCACCCTGACGGCGACCACGGCGGCCGGGGCGGGCGCGTACGCCATCAAGGACGCGGCCCAGGGCGAGGGGCTGGCCTTCGCGGCGGAGGCGGTCCCGGGCCTGCTGGAACCGTTCCTGGAGCCGGGGTGA
- the opcA gene encoding glucose-6-phosphate dehydrogenase assembly protein OpcA, with amino-acid sequence MKIDLTDTTSSKINKALIQGRRAIGTPAVGMVLTLVLVTDEENAYDALKAANDASREHPSRKLVVIKRVSRSARDRAKPRLDAEVRLGVEAGTGETVVLRLYGEVIDHAQSVVLPLLLPDAPVVVWWAVNAPVNPAKDPLGTLAQRRVTDTYAAEHPIKELKSRAAVYTPGDTDLAWARITPWRSMLAAALDQVDCAVTEVEVEGEELNASGELLGMWLADRLHVPVKRTVSAGPGLTSVRMETDCGPITLKRLDGTLATLSIEGQPDRAVALNRRDTSELIAEELRRLDPDEIYASALRYGVEKLSDASGQAEPTPEPAPAPAAKRAPAKKAASK; translated from the coding sequence ATGAAGATCGACCTTACGGACACCACGTCCAGCAAGATCAACAAGGCGCTGATCCAGGGCCGCAGGGCGATCGGCACCCCGGCCGTCGGCATGGTCCTGACCCTGGTCCTCGTCACCGACGAGGAGAACGCGTACGACGCGCTGAAGGCCGCCAACGACGCGTCCCGCGAGCACCCCTCGCGCAAGCTCGTCGTCATCAAGCGCGTCTCCCGCTCGGCGCGCGACCGCGCGAAGCCGCGCCTGGACGCCGAGGTGCGCCTCGGCGTGGAGGCCGGCACCGGCGAGACGGTCGTCCTGCGGCTGTACGGCGAGGTCATCGACCACGCCCAGTCGGTGGTCCTGCCGCTGCTGCTGCCGGACGCGCCCGTCGTCGTGTGGTGGGCGGTCAACGCGCCCGTCAACCCGGCGAAGGACCCGCTGGGCACCCTCGCGCAGCGCCGCGTGACGGACACGTACGCGGCGGAGCACCCGATCAAGGAGCTCAAGTCCCGCGCCGCCGTCTACACCCCCGGCGACACGGATCTCGCGTGGGCCAGGATCACCCCGTGGCGCTCGATGCTCGCGGCGGCCCTGGACCAGGTGGACTGCGCCGTCACCGAGGTCGAGGTGGAGGGCGAGGAGCTCAACGCGAGCGGGGAGCTGCTCGGCATGTGGCTCGCCGACCGGCTGCACGTACCGGTCAAGCGCACGGTCTCGGCGGGACCCGGCCTCACGTCCGTCAGGATGGAGACCGACTGCGGGCCGATCACGCTCAAGCGCCTGGACGGCACCCTCGCGACGCTGTCCATCGAGGGCCAGCCGGACCGGGCGGTCGCGCTCAACCGGCGTGACACCTCGGAGCTGATCGCGGAGGAGCTGCGCCGGCTCGACCCGGACGAGATCTACGCGTCGGCCCTGCGGTACGGCGTGGAGAAGCTCAGCGACGCGTCGGGACAGGCGGAGCCCACTCCGGAACCGGCCCCGGCGCCGGCGGCGAAGCGGGCCCCGGCGAAGAAGGCGGCCTCGAAGTGA
- a CDS encoding PH domain-containing protein codes for MSAPGIGGPQAERRLRPPRNTLDPRAVAWWRTRVLLWTLVPVVPLAVPGALVAPARTWLLVPAAALAVLGVLGAAFLPVWWFRVHRWEVTDEAVYVRTGFFRQEWRIAPMSRIQTVDTVRGPLEQLFRLSTVIVTTASAKGAVHIAGLDHRPAAELAERLTRIAQATPGDAT; via the coding sequence ATGAGCGCGCCCGGGATAGGCGGGCCGCAGGCGGAACGGCGCCTGCGGCCGCCCCGCAACACGCTCGACCCCCGCGCGGTCGCCTGGTGGCGCACCAGGGTGCTGCTGTGGACGCTTGTCCCCGTCGTGCCGCTCGCCGTGCCGGGGGCGCTCGTCGCCCCCGCCCGGACGTGGCTGCTCGTCCCCGCCGCCGCCCTGGCGGTCCTCGGTGTCCTCGGCGCCGCGTTCCTGCCGGTGTGGTGGTTCCGGGTGCACCGCTGGGAGGTGACCGACGAGGCGGTCTACGTCCGCACCGGCTTCTTCCGGCAGGAGTGGCGGATCGCGCCGATGTCCCGGATTCAGACCGTGGACACCGTGCGCGGCCCGCTGGAACAGCTGTTCCGGCTCTCCACGGTCATCGTCACGACCGCCTCCGCCAAGGGCGCCGTACACATCGCGGGGCTGGACCACCGGCCGGCCGCGGAGCTGGCCGAGCGGCTGACCCGGATCGCCCAGGCCACCCCCGGCGACGCCACATGA